The Nocardia arthritidis genome has a window encoding:
- a CDS encoding CRTAC1 family protein, with protein MKVRTKLLVPTLGAVLLLLSIFLIGRAQVTTPDPAQVAAGYRLDPMPIAMPPGYDQMPKHTVRQVNPAYQNLRSWISSVGASIAINDLVGHGRSDGMCIVDTRTDAVVVTYAPTAPATDRFTPFTLRPDPLIVDSTMAPMGCAPGDFTGDGQMDLLVYYWGRTPIIFQHNAVTTLSAAAYTPVEVVPSGSTRDRYNGELWNTNAISIADFDGDGHPDLVFGNYFPNSGVLDPNGHPDVVMNDSMSNARNAAGERVFRWAGNDPAGHPTYSEQKDAVPVEDATGWTLALASGDLTGDLLPELYIANDFGHDHLLYNQSAPGRIRFGAATGRRTWTTPKSFVLGNDSFKGMGVDFADLYQRGKFDMLVSNIDTPWGLQESNFVWRNDAASPGEMRDDLAAGEAPFSQQAQQLGLAWTGWCWDVKAADLRNSGNLDVLQTAGFVQGNDADNRWAWLQELATSNDVLLHNPELWPRVTPGDDIAGRHTMALYAKGGDGKYVDITAQAGTDAAIPTRGIAVADTTGTGMLDFAVARQWGPPAFFANHSPNPGRPLELRLYRPTQTSSAPVVLGQPAYNAAVTVRTADGKTMRGQLDGGSGHSGKRGFDVHFGLGAAAGPATAEIEWLDTTGGRHQQTLQLSPGTHALMLTDTATEIAKEVTAP; from the coding sequence GTGAAGGTGCGCACCAAACTTCTTGTTCCCACGCTCGGCGCGGTGCTCTTGCTGCTGTCCATCTTCCTGATCGGACGCGCGCAGGTCACCACCCCGGATCCGGCGCAGGTCGCCGCGGGCTACCGGCTCGACCCCATGCCGATCGCCATGCCGCCCGGCTACGATCAGATGCCGAAACACACTGTGCGTCAGGTGAATCCGGCATACCAGAATCTGCGCTCCTGGATCTCCTCGGTCGGGGCGTCGATCGCGATCAACGACCTCGTCGGGCACGGGCGATCCGACGGCATGTGCATCGTCGACACCCGCACCGACGCGGTGGTGGTGACCTATGCCCCCACCGCGCCCGCGACCGACCGCTTCACGCCGTTCACCCTCCGGCCGGATCCGCTCATCGTGGATTCGACGATGGCGCCGATGGGTTGCGCCCCAGGCGATTTCACCGGTGACGGGCAGATGGACCTGCTCGTGTACTACTGGGGCCGCACGCCGATCATCTTCCAGCACAACGCCGTTACCACCCTTTCCGCCGCGGCCTATACCCCGGTGGAGGTCGTCCCGTCGGGCAGCACCCGCGATCGCTACAACGGCGAATTATGGAATACCAACGCCATTTCCATCGCCGACTTCGACGGCGACGGGCACCCCGACCTGGTATTCGGCAATTATTTCCCGAATTCCGGTGTGCTCGATCCGAACGGGCATCCCGATGTCGTCATGAACGATTCCATGTCCAATGCCAGGAACGCGGCGGGCGAGCGCGTATTCCGTTGGGCGGGAAACGATCCCGCCGGGCATCCGACTTATTCCGAGCAGAAGGACGCGGTTCCCGTCGAGGACGCCACCGGATGGACGCTCGCGCTCGCGTCGGGCGATCTCACCGGTGATCTGCTCCCCGAACTGTATATCGCCAACGACTTCGGCCACGATCATCTGCTCTACAACCAGTCGGCGCCGGGCCGCATCCGCTTCGGCGCCGCGACCGGCCGGCGCACCTGGACCACCCCCAAATCCTTTGTCCTCGGCAATGATTCGTTCAAGGGGATGGGCGTCGATTTCGCGGATCTGTATCAGCGCGGGAAATTCGACATGCTCGTCAGCAATATCGACACCCCGTGGGGACTGCAGGAAAGCAATTTCGTGTGGCGCAACGACGCGGCGAGCCCCGGGGAAATGCGCGACGATCTCGCGGCGGGCGAGGCGCCGTTCTCCCAGCAGGCCCAGCAACTCGGGCTGGCCTGGACGGGCTGGTGCTGGGATGTGAAGGCCGCCGACCTGCGCAATTCGGGGAACCTCGACGTCTTGCAGACCGCGGGATTCGTCCAGGGCAACGACGCCGACAACCGGTGGGCCTGGCTGCAAGAGCTCGCGACGAGTAACGATGTGCTGCTGCACAATCCGGAGTTGTGGCCGCGGGTGACGCCCGGCGACGATATCGCGGGCAGGCACACCATGGCCCTGTACGCCAAGGGCGGCGACGGCAAATATGTCGATATCACCGCGCAGGCCGGTACCGACGCGGCCATACCGACGCGCGGCATCGCCGTCGCCGACACCACCGGCACCGGAATGCTCGATTTCGCGGTCGCCAGGCAGTGGGGTCCGCCCGCCTTCTTCGCCAACCATTCGCCGAATCCGGGCAGGCCGCTCGAGCTGCGGCTCTACCGGCCGACCCAAACCTCCAGTGCCCCAGTGGTACTCGGCCAGCCCGCCTACAACGCGGCCGTCACGGTGCGCACCGCCGACGGAAAGACCATGCGCGGCCAGCTCGACGGCGGCAGCGGGCACAGCGGCAAACGCGGTTTCGACGTGCACTTCGGCCTCGGCGCCGCCGCCGGTCCGGCGACCGCCGAAATCGAATGGCTGGACACCACCGGCGGCCGCCACCAGCAGACCCTCCAGCTCAGCCCGGGCACCCACGCGCTGATGCTCACCGACACCGCCACCGAGATCGCCAAGGAGGTCACCGCGCCATGA
- a CDS encoding SRPBCC family protein, translating into MSTMEFTYTTRIATTPEQLWAALTEPEFTRRYWFGVAMQSDWQVGSPVKWQNMPEEEFQDLGQVVLSAVPYRTLSYSWHLLQPAHAMRFGWTDEELAEYVKEPRTKVTFDIEPESDGKVRLTVTHDGFEPGSVMYRAISGQLEGSGGWPGLMNNLKALLETGAPLATAPSAAHAAPSHE; encoded by the coding sequence ATGAGCACCATGGAATTCACCTACACGACACGCATCGCGACGACACCTGAACAGCTGTGGGCGGCATTGACCGAACCCGAATTCACCCGCCGATATTGGTTCGGCGTCGCCATGCAATCCGATTGGCAGGTGGGGTCGCCGGTGAAATGGCAGAACATGCCGGAGGAGGAATTTCAGGATCTGGGTCAGGTGGTGCTGTCGGCCGTCCCGTATCGAACTCTTTCCTATAGCTGGCACCTGCTGCAACCGGCACACGCCATGCGCTTCGGCTGGACGGATGAGGAACTCGCCGAGTACGTCAAGGAACCGCGCACCAAGGTCACCTTCGACATCGAACCCGAGAGCGACGGCAAGGTTCGGCTGACGGTGACCCACGACGGCTTCGAACCGGGCAGCGTCATGTATCGGGCGATCAGCGGCCAACTCGAAGGCAGCGGTGGCTGGCCCGGGCTCATGAACAATCTCAAGGCTCTGTTGGAAACCGGTGCGCCGCTCGCCACCGCGCCGTCGGCCGCCCATGCCGCTCCGAGTCATGAATAG
- a CDS encoding DUF899 family protein → MGEVDAAAIEPMWPKGASEEYIAARIELAKAERTLRDQIEEVAAARRRMPTGRILDDYSFTEGPADLGRSGPVRTTRLRELFGQHDTLVVYHLMFHPNDDEACPMCSMWVDGFQGVAHHLAQRTSFAVIAKAPLPKLRGWALRRGWDGLRILSSHDTTFNADLSAERPNGDQRPMISVFTTEGDQVRHSYTLPANFLDDAQRGIDLLSPVWNVLDLLPSGRGDWYAENHYAGRERRA, encoded by the coding sequence ATGGGTGAGGTGGATGCCGCGGCGATCGAGCCGATGTGGCCCAAGGGCGCGAGCGAGGAGTACATCGCGGCCCGTATCGAACTGGCGAAGGCCGAGCGCACGTTGCGCGATCAGATCGAGGAGGTGGCCGCCGCGCGCCGACGGATGCCCACCGGCCGCATCCTCGACGATTACTCCTTCACCGAGGGCCCGGCCGACCTCGGCAGGAGCGGACCGGTCCGGACCACCAGATTGCGGGAGCTGTTCGGGCAGCACGACACTCTGGTCGTCTACCACTTGATGTTCCATCCGAACGACGACGAAGCCTGCCCGATGTGCTCGATGTGGGTCGACGGGTTCCAGGGCGTCGCCCATCATCTGGCCCAGCGCACGAGTTTCGCCGTCATCGCCAAGGCTCCCCTGCCGAAGCTGCGCGGCTGGGCCTTGCGGCGCGGATGGGACGGGCTGCGCATTCTCTCCAGCCACGACACAACTTTCAATGCCGATCTGAGCGCCGAGCGACCCAACGGTGATCAGCGACCGATGATCAGCGTATTCACCACCGAGGGCGACCAGGTGCGGCACTCTTACACGCTGCCCGCGAACTTCCTCGACGACGCCCAGCGCGGCATCGATCTGCTGTCCCCGGTCTGGAACGTCCTCGATTTACTGCCCTCCGGCCGAGGCGACTGGTATGCCGAGAACCATTACGCCGGGCGTGAGCGCCGAGCTTGA
- a CDS encoding RnfABCDGE type electron transport complex subunit D: MTTLIRRRITGEQGSTVAATNGARPKPEAAVRDIRYLALRNFAISLSALNIVGYTLLGFEQPPLWPILAILSAYAIDLVFETLTAWSRATSPRYLGRGARGVYEFLLPAHITALAVNMLLYANNQFWPILFAVAAAITSKYVFQAPFGGRMRHFMNPSNFGITLALLCFSTWISVAPPYEFGENINTMFRIAVPFILAIAGTLINATLVRRIPLIVGWLGGFVIQAIVRHELFDVALFAALGTMTGTAFILFTNYMITDPGTTPFPAKAQFMFGASAATVYGLLMVFNVVYTLFFAVTIVCAIRGTYAWIAHWVRAARKARLRAEPAPELVHAAVQRV, translated from the coding sequence ATGACAACGCTCATCCGCAGACGCATCACAGGCGAGCAGGGGTCAACCGTCGCCGCGACCAACGGCGCCCGGCCGAAACCCGAAGCGGCAGTGCGGGATATCCGCTATCTCGCACTGCGGAACTTCGCGATCTCGCTCAGCGCGCTGAATATCGTCGGCTACACCCTGCTCGGTTTCGAACAACCACCGCTGTGGCCGATCCTGGCGATTCTGTCGGCCTATGCGATCGACCTGGTTTTCGAAACCCTCACCGCGTGGTCGCGCGCCACCTCGCCCAGATACCTGGGACGCGGGGCGCGTGGCGTATACGAATTCCTGTTGCCCGCCCATATCACCGCGCTCGCGGTGAATATGCTGCTGTACGCCAACAATCAGTTCTGGCCGATCCTTTTCGCCGTGGCCGCCGCGATCACCAGCAAGTACGTCTTCCAGGCGCCATTCGGCGGGCGAATGCGGCATTTCATGAACCCGTCCAACTTCGGGATCACCTTGGCGCTGCTGTGTTTCAGCACCTGGATCAGTGTCGCGCCGCCGTATGAATTCGGCGAGAACATCAACACGATGTTCCGGATCGCGGTCCCGTTCATTCTGGCCATCGCGGGCACGCTCATCAATGCCACGCTGGTGCGGCGGATTCCGCTGATCGTCGGCTGGCTCGGCGGGTTCGTCATCCAGGCGATCGTGCGGCACGAACTGTTCGATGTCGCGCTGTTCGCCGCGCTGGGCACGATGACCGGCACCGCGTTCATCCTGTTCACCAATTACATGATCACCGATCCGGGTACCACGCCGTTTCCGGCGAAGGCGCAGTTCATGTTCGGTGCGTCCGCCGCGACCGTATACGGGCTGCTGATGGTGTTCAACGTCGTCTACACGCTGTTCTTCGCGGTGACCATCGTGTGCGCGATCCGCGGGACATACGCGTGGATCGCGCACTGGGTGCGGGCCGCCCGCAAGGCCCGGCTCCGAGCCGAGCCCGCGCCGGAGTTGGTGCACGCCGCCGTCCAGCGGGTCTGA
- a CDS encoding DUF1702 family protein encodes MASIPGRFRRTILTPDIRQTLLKVRGFPARNPEAQQCLEVAGRTFVEGFAVAAEQGTAAETAAILSRIDSVRRGFAFEGAAMALAIRDALPLGHNHHLSDFRAVADEHIYMIYVGAGWALARLPRRLHRAALRGLTDPVLIWLTLDGYGFHQTYFRTAQYVQRKHIDRTPPMVTTRHPSYAPRAIDQGIGRALWFVSGADPDLARRLIEEFPEPRRADLYAGLGLAATYAGGATTDELRTLCEGATEYRRCLGQGAVFAAEARARAGIICPATRSTLRTITGLDVGTASEIAVATRPASHTVDGRVGFEVWRERIRRQCRTAAASTTQTGAES; translated from the coding sequence ATGGCTTCGATTCCAGGGCGGTTCCGCCGAACGATCTTGACACCGGATATCCGACAGACATTGTTGAAGGTCCGCGGCTTCCCGGCTCGCAATCCGGAGGCCCAACAATGCCTCGAGGTCGCGGGACGAACCTTCGTGGAAGGATTCGCCGTCGCAGCCGAACAGGGCACGGCGGCCGAGACCGCCGCCATCCTGTCCCGAATCGACAGTGTGCGAAGAGGTTTCGCCTTCGAAGGCGCGGCGATGGCGCTGGCCATCCGGGACGCTCTTCCGCTGGGGCACAACCATCACCTGTCGGACTTTCGCGCCGTCGCCGATGAGCACATTTACATGATCTATGTCGGTGCGGGCTGGGCGCTGGCCAGGCTGCCGCGCCGACTGCACCGTGCCGCGCTGCGCGGGCTCACGGATCCGGTGTTGATCTGGTTGACGCTGGACGGCTACGGCTTCCACCAAACCTACTTCCGCACAGCGCAATACGTGCAGCGCAAGCATATCGACCGGACGCCGCCCATGGTCACCACCCGCCACCCGAGCTATGCGCCGCGGGCAATCGATCAGGGCATCGGACGTGCCCTGTGGTTCGTCTCGGGCGCCGATCCTGATCTGGCCCGTAGGTTGATCGAGGAATTCCCGGAACCGCGCCGCGCCGACCTGTATGCCGGACTCGGGCTGGCCGCCACCTATGCCGGCGGCGCGACCACGGACGAACTGCGCACACTATGCGAGGGCGCGACCGAATACCGTCGCTGTCTCGGTCAGGGCGCGGTCTTCGCCGCCGAGGCCCGCGCGCGGGCCGGAATCATATGCCCCGCAACACGATCCACGCTGCGGACGATCACCGGACTCGACGTCGGCACTGCTTCCGAAATCGCCGTCGCCACCCGCCCGGCGAGCCACACCGTCGACGGTCGGGTCGGCTTCGAGGTCTGGCGGGAACGGATCCGGCGGCAATGCCGCACCGCCGCGGCGTCGACGACTCAGACGGGAGCCGAATCGTGA
- a CDS encoding cytochrome P450 yields MPLLGHGLDMKRRPGPLLLSLQSGDPVTVIRLGRRPMYVVNDADLMRQVMRAPEIFARGGPITERFRVMFGNGLGISDGDFHRRQRRLLQPAFHRTRIIHYCTLISALVVAKIDAWSDGDTMRIEREMDELALANVTQVIFAPGTSLDQRRFMDATGAVLGGLFRRMTDTTGLLTKLPTPGNRLYRESEDYLRRTIHETIREYRASGEDRGDLLSMMLLARDDDGSPSMSDQQIHDEVLTFFIAGSNTISNTLSWAFHEIATHPDVEKRLHEEVDGVLAGRAAQFDDVGRLEYTRRVLTETLRLRTQGFFQTRMTTEDTELGGYRIPGGEAVLYSFYALNHNPDIFAEPERFDPDRWLPERLTAAQRNAFMPFGAGVHGCIGETFSWTELILVLATIVARWRLVSVPGHQPRPKPAVTMPVDALPMTVHRRSVAAV; encoded by the coding sequence ATGCCGCTACTGGGCCACGGGCTCGATATGAAGCGACGTCCGGGCCCATTGCTGCTCTCCTTGCAGTCCGGGGATCCGGTGACCGTGATCCGGCTCGGCCGCCGTCCGATGTATGTCGTCAACGACGCCGATCTGATGCGGCAGGTGATGCGCGCACCGGAGATATTCGCCAGGGGCGGCCCGATCACCGAACGTTTCCGCGTCATGTTCGGTAACGGCCTCGGGATTTCGGACGGCGATTTCCATCGGCGCCAGCGTCGCCTGTTGCAGCCCGCGTTCCACCGCACGCGGATCATCCATTACTGCACGCTGATCAGCGCACTGGTCGTGGCGAAGATCGATGCCTGGTCCGACGGCGACACCATGCGGATCGAGCGGGAAATGGACGAACTCGCCCTGGCCAATGTGACCCAGGTGATCTTCGCGCCGGGCACCTCGCTGGACCAGCGGCGGTTCATGGACGCCACCGGAGCCGTACTCGGCGGGCTGTTCCGGCGCATGACGGATACGACCGGCCTGCTGACGAAGCTGCCGACCCCGGGAAATCGCTTATACCGGGAGTCGGAGGACTATTTGCGGCGGACCATCCACGAAACGATCAGGGAGTATCGGGCCAGCGGCGAAGATCGCGGCGACCTTTTGTCGATGATGCTTCTCGCTCGAGACGATGACGGCAGCCCGAGCATGAGCGATCAACAGATACACGACGAGGTGCTGACCTTCTTCATCGCCGGAAGCAATACCATCAGCAACACTCTGTCGTGGGCCTTCCACGAGATCGCCACCCATCCGGATGTCGAGAAACGGCTGCACGAGGAAGTGGACGGTGTGCTCGCCGGGCGGGCGGCCCAATTCGATGATGTCGGCCGATTGGAGTACACCCGCCGGGTGCTCACCGAAACACTCCGCCTGCGAACGCAGGGCTTTTTCCAGACCAGGATGACGACCGAAGATACCGAACTCGGCGGCTACCGCATACCGGGCGGTGAGGCGGTTCTCTACAGCTTCTACGCGCTCAACCACAATCCCGATATCTTCGCCGAACCGGAGCGATTCGATCCCGACCGCTGGCTACCCGAGCGACTGACCGCGGCACAGCGCAACGCTTTCATGCCGTTCGGGGCCGGTGTCCACGGCTGTATCGGTGAGACGTTCTCCTGGACCGAATTGATTCTCGTGCTCGCGACGATCGTCGCGCGCTGGCGACTGGTGTCCGTGCCGGGACATCAGCCCCGGCCGAAACCCGCTGTCACGATGCCGGTGGACGCGCTCCCGATGACGGTGCACCGCAGGTCCGTCGCGGCAGTCTAG
- a CDS encoding SRPBCC family protein has protein sequence MVAPQSIKPLSVDVGMLIRRPPHDVFEALADPSITAKFWYTKSSGRMAEGAELTWEWEMYGAARTIRVEKFEIDRTIRFTWDNYNPDKPTTVEFSLIPYENDTTYLHITETGYTGDLQAQIDSVRDSTAGFTYLLSALKAALEHDVILRVVLDEHPPNLRLP, from the coding sequence ATGGTTGCACCGCAGTCGATCAAACCGCTGTCAGTCGATGTCGGCATGCTCATCCGCCGTCCGCCGCACGACGTCTTCGAGGCCCTGGCCGACCCCTCGATAACCGCCAAATTCTGGTACACGAAGAGCAGCGGCCGGATGGCCGAGGGCGCCGAACTCACCTGGGAGTGGGAAATGTACGGCGCGGCGCGCACGATCCGGGTCGAGAAATTCGAAATCGACCGCACAATCCGATTCACCTGGGACAATTACAATCCCGACAAGCCCACGACCGTCGAATTCTCGCTGATACCGTATGAAAACGACACCACGTATCTGCATATCACCGAGACCGGGTACACGGGCGACCTCCAAGCCCAGATCGACAGCGTCCGGGATTCCACGGCCGGATTCACCTATCTGCTCAGCGCTTTGAAAGCGGCCCTCGAACACGACGTCATACTCCGGGTGGTGCTGGACGAGCATCCACCGAACCTGCGGCTGCCCTGA